The following are encoded in a window of Paraburkholderia hospita genomic DNA:
- a CDS encoding LysE family translocator, which yields MLSPTDTALLALGIIVVLITPGPTNTLLAAAGLRQGARRSLPLIGAELAGYLVSISAWGRFLAHAAHTLPWLPSVLRIASGLYIAYLAVDMWRAAVALPDSAQPANGPRALFVATLLNPKALLFAGTIFPSIAFEHLATYGFAMSLFACLLAPIALAWISFGAALGSGKLTWLDPVKMQRAASIVLGMFSLSLAWAALH from the coding sequence ATGCTTTCTCCTACCGATACCGCGCTGCTCGCGCTCGGCATCATCGTCGTGCTGATCACGCCTGGCCCGACCAACACGCTGTTGGCCGCCGCTGGCCTGCGCCAGGGCGCGCGCCGCTCGTTGCCGCTGATCGGCGCGGAGCTGGCCGGCTATCTCGTGTCGATTTCCGCGTGGGGCCGTTTTCTTGCGCACGCGGCGCATACGCTGCCGTGGCTGCCTTCCGTGCTGCGCATCGCGAGCGGACTGTACATCGCGTATCTGGCCGTCGACATGTGGCGCGCAGCCGTGGCGCTGCCCGACTCGGCGCAACCGGCGAACGGGCCGCGCGCGCTGTTCGTCGCCACGCTGCTCAATCCGAAGGCATTGCTGTTCGCGGGCACGATCTTCCCGTCGATCGCGTTCGAGCACCTCGCAACCTATGGCTTTGCGATGTCGCTGTTCGCGTGTCTGCTCGCGCCCATCGCGCTCGCGTGGATTTCGTTCGGCGCGGCGCTCGGCAGCGGCAAGCTCACGTGGCTCGACCCGGTGAAGATGCAGCGCGCGGCGTCGATCGTGCTCGGGATGTTTTCGTTGTCGCTCGCGTGGGCCGCGTTGCACTGA